One Brachyspira suanatina DNA segment encodes these proteins:
- a CDS encoding ankyrin repeat domain-containing protein — protein sequence MLRKSLIIIFLFIAGILYSQESQDPPVSIPIIKAIANNDIKTLQKLIEDGADVNVKDAEGNTPLIWASLLGFDKIVEELLSNGADINMGNGFGNTPVMAAVLEGKTSTVRILISKGADLNSKNRDGWTTVMWACVNGNLSILKMLVNARAEVDIKDVNGSTPLMIASDSGYTDIVKELIKLDVNVNEKNKFGDTAIMMGAIIGDVSIVRELIKAGANIDEKGSNGGSALIYAARFGRTDVVRELLKNNADINITADDGTSPILAACIDGHSDIVRELIKNNADINKADNVGYRPLIVSAIEDHIVIVEALLKAGADIEATTNEGYTALMGAAIRGNLEMAQVLLDAGADINHKADNGKTALSMAKEKDQEEMVNFLKANGAK from the coding sequence ATGTTAAGAAAGTCATTAATTATAATTTTTCTTTTTATTGCTGGTATATTATATTCTCAGGAATCGCAAGACCCTCCTGTAAGCATACCAATAATAAAAGCTATAGCCAACAATGATATTAAAACTTTACAAAAATTGATAGAAGATGGGGCAGATGTAAACGTTAAAGATGCTGAAGGAAATACTCCTCTTATATGGGCTTCACTTTTGGGCTTTGACAAGATAGTAGAAGAATTATTATCAAACGGTGCTGATATTAATATGGGTAATGGTTTTGGAAATACTCCTGTAATGGCAGCGGTACTAGAGGGAAAAACTAGCACTGTAAGGATTTTAATATCGAAAGGGGCAGATTTAAATTCAAAAAATAGAGATGGATGGACTACTGTGATGTGGGCTTGTGTTAATGGGAATTTATCTATTCTAAAAATGCTAGTTAATGCAAGAGCTGAAGTGGATATAAAAGATGTTAATGGAAGTACTCCTTTAATGATAGCATCAGACAGCGGATATACTGATATAGTTAAAGAGCTTATAAAATTAGATGTTAATGTTAATGAAAAGAATAAATTTGGTGATACTGCAATAATGATGGGAGCTATTATCGGAGATGTCAGCATCGTAAGAGAATTAATAAAAGCAGGTGCAAATATAGATGAAAAAGGTTCTAACGGAGGATCTGCTTTAATATATGCTGCTAGATTTGGAAGAACAGATGTAGTAAGAGAATTATTAAAGAATAATGCTGATATTAATATAACAGCTGATGATGGTACTTCTCCTATATTAGCGGCATGTATAGATGGACACAGTGATATTGTAAGAGAATTAATAAAGAATAATGCTGATATTAATAAAGCTGATAATGTGGGATATCGTCCATTAATAGTTTCTGCTATAGAGGATCATATAGTAATAGTTGAAGCTTTATTAAAGGCTGGTGCTGATATTGAAGCTACTACTAATGAAGGATATACTGCATTAATGGGGGCAGCCATTAGAGGAAATTTGGAAATGGCGCAGGTTTTACTAGATGCCGGAGCCGATATAAATCATAAGGCAGATAATGGAAAAACAGCATTGAGCATGGCAAAAGAAAAAGATCAGGAAGAAATGGTTAATTTTTTAAAGGCTAATGGAGCAAAATAG
- a CDS encoding MBL fold metallo-hydrolase yields the protein MLFWQKTFFIYLILIFSVFAAEKTPMDYLNDNTPLKPTKVFDNVYCIGTVSVVAWVISTSDGLILIDSMWDDRDAKLIEDGIKGFGLDPKQLKYIILSHGHGDHYGGAKYLREKYGAKVILTKTDTDLMYNLNTGANSPRSPKTKVDIYSKDKDIIKLGDTSITILETPGHTAGCTSFIFPVKFRGKEYTAVLWGGTGLPKDRDLISKYKTSAEYFKKEAISRNASVSLTAHLFADNGYANLEKAGNLKANEQNPFIMSKDNMEKYLNSLIERAEKELNK from the coding sequence ATGTTATTTTGGCAAAAAACTTTTTTCATTTATTTAATATTAATTTTTTCAGTGTTTGCTGCTGAAAAGACTCCGATGGATTACCTAAACGATAATACTCCTTTAAAACCAACTAAAGTATTTGATAATGTATATTGTATAGGTACTGTGAGTGTTGTCGCTTGGGTGATAAGTACATCAGACGGCTTAATATTGATAGATTCTATGTGGGACGACAGGGATGCTAAACTTATAGAAGATGGCATTAAAGGCTTCGGATTAGACCCAAAACAATTAAAATATATAATATTGAGTCATGGACATGGAGATCATTACGGCGGAGCTAAATATTTAAGAGAAAAATACGGTGCTAAAGTTATACTTACAAAAACAGATACAGATTTAATGTACAATTTAAACACTGGAGCAAATTCTCCTCGTTCTCCAAAAACAAAAGTTGATATATATTCAAAAGATAAAGATATAATAAAACTAGGAGATACAAGCATAACTATATTAGAAACACCGGGACATACTGCAGGATGCACTTCTTTTATATTTCCTGTAAAATTTAGAGGAAAAGAATACACTGCTGTACTTTGGGGAGGCACAGGACTTCCAAAAGATAGAGATTTAATATCAAAATATAAAACTTCAGCTGAATATTTCAAAAAAGAAGCTATATCAAGAAATGCATCTGTATCATTAACAGCACATTTATTCGCTGACAATGGATATGCTAATTTAGAAAAAGCAGGCAATCTAAAAGCAAATGAACAAAATCCATTCATTATGTCAAAAGATAATATGGAAAAATATTTAAACTCTTTA